One window of Falsibacillus pallidus genomic DNA carries:
- a CDS encoding PTS fructose transporter subunit IIABC yields the protein MKITELMTKDTMMLDLQSASKDEVIGELVSILEDDGKLNDAAMYKQAILKREEQSTTGIGDSVAIPHAKTSAVKSPAIAFGKSADGIDYDSFDGQPAHLFFMIAATEGANQTHLEALSRLSTILMNSEARNSLVNASSKDEVIEIIDRFDSVEEEEDIIQDSLQTDSRGKVLAVTACPTGIAHTYMAADALKAKAKELGIEVKVETNGSGGAKNILTKEEIAAAPGIIVAADTKVEMERFKGKPVIQVPVADGIKRPKELLEKAVNGDAPQYAGGSEQNADKESGEKESRNGFYKHLMNGVSNMLPFVVGGGILIAISFMFGIHSADPKSDEYNRFAEILNTIGGANAFFLIVPVLSGFIAMSIADRPGFAPGMVGGLMAANGHAGFLGGLIAGFLAGYIVVGIKRLFRNLPQVLEGLKPVLIFPLLGIFLTGIIMFYLVSPLSAINTGIQDWLGGLGTGNLVILGLILGGMMAVDMGGPINKAAFTFGLAMISAGNYAPHAAVMAGGMVPPLGMAIATTIFRKKFNDAERKAGFACYFMGISFITEGAIPFAAADPLRVIPASVIGSAVAGALAMAFGIGLPAPHGGIFVFPVVEGNPFLYLAAILIGSFVTALIAGLLKKPAKN from the coding sequence ATGAAGATTACAGAGTTAATGACAAAAGATACAATGATGCTTGATTTACAGTCTGCGTCAAAAGATGAAGTGATTGGGGAATTAGTTTCCATTCTTGAGGATGATGGAAAGTTGAATGATGCAGCAATGTATAAACAAGCTATTTTAAAAAGGGAAGAACAAAGTACAACAGGGATTGGCGATAGTGTGGCAATTCCACATGCCAAGACATCTGCGGTTAAATCCCCTGCAATTGCCTTTGGGAAATCTGCTGATGGAATAGACTACGATTCATTTGACGGACAGCCAGCACACTTATTCTTCATGATTGCTGCAACTGAAGGGGCTAATCAAACACATCTTGAAGCCTTGAGCAGGCTTTCTACGATATTGATGAATTCTGAAGCGAGAAATTCTTTGGTGAATGCGTCTTCGAAAGATGAAGTGATTGAAATCATCGACCGTTTTGATTCGGTAGAAGAAGAGGAAGACATTATACAGGATTCATTACAAACAGATTCAAGAGGGAAGGTTTTGGCCGTAACCGCCTGTCCGACTGGTATTGCGCATACCTATATGGCAGCTGATGCATTAAAAGCTAAAGCAAAAGAGCTTGGAATTGAAGTGAAAGTTGAAACAAACGGATCAGGAGGGGCAAAAAACATCTTGACCAAAGAGGAAATTGCTGCCGCACCCGGAATCATCGTTGCAGCAGATACCAAGGTGGAAATGGAGCGTTTTAAAGGTAAACCGGTTATTCAAGTGCCTGTTGCAGACGGGATAAAACGGCCGAAGGAACTATTAGAAAAAGCAGTTAATGGTGATGCCCCTCAATATGCAGGAGGCAGTGAGCAGAATGCGGATAAAGAATCTGGAGAAAAAGAAAGTAGAAACGGATTTTATAAACATCTGATGAATGGTGTTTCCAATATGCTGCCTTTTGTTGTTGGAGGAGGAATATTGATTGCCATCTCCTTTATGTTCGGTATTCATTCTGCAGATCCTAAGAGTGATGAATATAATCGATTTGCAGAAATTCTGAACACAATCGGTGGAGCCAACGCTTTCTTCCTGATTGTGCCGGTACTCTCAGGATTTATTGCGATGAGTATTGCAGACCGTCCTGGGTTTGCACCTGGTATGGTCGGCGGATTAATGGCGGCAAATGGCCACGCGGGATTTCTCGGAGGCTTGATTGCAGGATTTTTAGCCGGATACATTGTAGTAGGCATAAAGCGTCTCTTCCGAAATCTGCCTCAAGTGCTTGAAGGGCTTAAACCTGTCTTGATTTTCCCTCTTCTTGGAATCTTTTTAACAGGTATTATCATGTTCTATCTAGTATCTCCTCTAAGTGCAATCAACACTGGGATCCAGGACTGGCTTGGCGGACTTGGAACAGGAAATCTGGTTATACTTGGATTGATACTGGGCGGTATGATGGCTGTTGATATGGGTGGTCCGATCAATAAAGCTGCCTTTACTTTTGGCCTGGCGATGATTTCAGCAGGCAACTATGCTCCACATGCGGCTGTCATGGCTGGAGGAATGGTTCCCCCGCTTGGCATGGCCATCGCAACGACTATTTTCAGGAAAAAGTTCAACGATGCTGAACGCAAGGCAGGATTCGCATGCTACTTCATGGGGATATCCTTTATAACTGAGGGTGCCATTCCTTTTGCGGCAGCGGATCCACTGCGGGTAATTCCGGCGTCTGTCATTGGTTCTGCGGTTGCAGGGGCATTGGCCATGGCATTTGGAATCGGATTGCCGGCTCCTCATGGAGGAATTTTTGTCTTCCCGGTAGTCGAAGGAAATCCATTCTTATATTTGGCTGCTATCCTTATCGGTTCTTTCGTTACAGCATTGATAGCAGGATTGCTTAAAAAGCCTGCAAAAAATTAA
- a CDS encoding YhdT family protein, whose protein sequence is MLKEKEKRDWRFKVADRELKIGLLLAVIHFLWWYGFAYGMGNGPVSGYKYIWGLPSWFFYSCIVGFVFITILVILSVKFLFKEVPFEEEGNER, encoded by the coding sequence ATTTTGAAAGAAAAAGAAAAACGAGATTGGCGATTTAAAGTAGCTGATCGGGAGTTGAAAATCGGCTTGCTATTGGCAGTGATCCATTTTTTATGGTGGTATGGTTTTGCCTATGGAATGGGCAATGGTCCGGTAAGCGGATATAAATACATATGGGGATTGCCGTCATGGTTTTTCTATAGCTGCATTGTTGGATTTGTCTTTATTACGATTTTAGTTATTTTATCCGTCAAATTCCTCTTTAAAGAAGTTCCATTTGAAGAGGAGGGGAACGAAAGATGA
- the panF gene encoding sodium/pantothenate symporter, whose translation MNWEVVIPLLIFLILVFIAGAYASKFVNTKASFLQEYFLGSRELGGFILAMTMIATYGSAGSFIGGPGAAYNVGLAWVLLAMSQVVTGYFVLMVLGKKFAIMARRYNAITLIDFLKERYQSKWVSIIAAVSIIIFLFSSMAAQWVGGARLIESVTGINYMTALAIFAASVLIYVLIGGFRAVAITDSIQGVVMLLGTIILLIATIIAGGGMENIMDTLRQENPDLLSPYGNDRSLTPLYISSFWILVGVGVVGLPQVSVRAMSYKNANAMHRAIIIGTVVVGMIMLGMHLIGVLARAVVPGIEIGDKVMPALALKVLPGWLAGVVLAAPMAAIMSTVDSLLILVSSAVVKDIYINYINPEASEKNVKRTSFLITAIVGIAVFLLAIHPPDLLIWLNLYAFGGLESVFIWPIVLGLYWKRGNKYGALSSMIGGMASYMLFDKFAPNFLGMNTVVFPILISLVLFCVISITSQKKNENMAI comes from the coding sequence ATGAATTGGGAAGTTGTAATCCCCTTGCTCATTTTCTTAATTCTTGTTTTTATTGCAGGTGCTTATGCTTCAAAATTTGTTAATACGAAGGCGTCTTTTCTACAGGAGTATTTTCTTGGGAGCAGGGAACTGGGCGGCTTCATTCTTGCCATGACGATGATTGCCACTTATGGCAGTGCAGGAAGCTTTATTGGAGGGCCGGGTGCCGCTTATAATGTTGGTCTTGCCTGGGTCCTCCTTGCTATGTCTCAAGTTGTGACAGGATATTTTGTGCTGATGGTATTAGGGAAAAAGTTCGCCATCATGGCAAGGAGATACAATGCCATTACCTTAATTGATTTCTTAAAGGAACGTTATCAAAGCAAATGGGTGAGCATTATCGCGGCGGTCAGCATCATTATCTTTTTATTTTCATCCATGGCAGCTCAATGGGTCGGTGGTGCAAGACTGATCGAATCTGTAACAGGGATCAATTATATGACGGCCCTAGCCATTTTTGCTGCTTCCGTTTTGATTTATGTCCTTATCGGAGGTTTTCGTGCTGTAGCCATTACAGACAGTATACAAGGTGTAGTCATGCTCCTTGGGACCATCATACTCTTGATTGCAACGATCATTGCCGGTGGCGGGATGGAAAATATCATGGATACCCTGCGTCAGGAAAATCCCGATCTTCTATCCCCATACGGTAATGATCGCAGTCTGACACCTTTGTACATATCCTCATTTTGGATTTTAGTCGGGGTAGGGGTTGTGGGCCTTCCTCAAGTATCGGTGAGGGCAATGTCATACAAAAATGCAAATGCCATGCACCGGGCTATAATAATAGGTACCGTTGTGGTCGGAATGATCATGCTCGGTATGCATCTGATCGGTGTACTGGCCAGAGCAGTTGTCCCAGGGATTGAAATTGGCGATAAAGTCATGCCTGCACTGGCTTTGAAGGTTTTGCCGGGATGGCTTGCCGGAGTTGTTCTGGCAGCCCCCATGGCAGCAATCATGTCTACAGTTGATTCGCTGCTGATTCTTGTATCATCTGCAGTTGTAAAAGACATTTATATTAACTATATCAATCCTGAAGCTTCTGAAAAAAATGTAAAAAGGACAAGTTTTCTTATCACCGCTATTGTAGGGATTGCAGTTTTCCTGCTGGCAATCCACCCGCCTGATTTATTGATCTGGCTGAATCTTTATGCATTCGGAGGGTTGGAATCGGTATTCATATGGCCAATCGTTTTAGGCCTCTACTGGAAGCGGGGAAACAAATATGGTGCGTTGTCTTCCATGATTGGAGGAATGGCATCCTATATGCTGTTTGATAAGTTTGCTCCTAATTTTCTGGGGATGAATACAGTGGTTTTTCCAATTCTTATCTCTTTGGTCCTCTTTTGTGTGATTTCTATCACTTCTCAAAAGAAAAATGAGAATATGGCCATATAA
- a CDS encoding GNAT family N-acetyltransferase, giving the protein MEWNVYNTISEIKERAEALLMKEEAKNNLPLGLMYQLERSERNDVLIAAIEDGQDLNAFFLMTPPHNLIISVDKNKDWKGSIRQAVKNLQAAAIKIPGIVAEKETADFFAEEWTSTTGQSREMLMRQRIYQLREVKKTSPSEGNMRLADERESGLITHWLLSFIEDTGEHPLSEKEAEARAAAMIQEKSIYLWEHNDKIVSMARKARCAKNVAVVNFVFTPREERKKGYASAVVSQLSRKLLKDYAFCGLYTDLDNPTSNKIYMEIGYEPVADSSMIKFD; this is encoded by the coding sequence ATGGAATGGAATGTATATAACACAATTTCTGAAATCAAAGAACGGGCTGAAGCATTGCTGATGAAGGAAGAAGCTAAAAACAATCTTCCGCTTGGACTAATGTATCAGCTGGAGAGATCGGAACGAAATGATGTATTGATTGCAGCCATAGAAGATGGACAGGATCTAAATGCCTTTTTTTTGATGACACCGCCGCATAATTTAATTATCAGCGTTGACAAAAATAAGGACTGGAAAGGATCCATTCGTCAGGCAGTTAAAAATCTCCAGGCAGCAGCAATTAAAATACCTGGCATTGTGGCTGAGAAAGAAACAGCAGATTTTTTTGCTGAGGAGTGGACCAGTACGACAGGTCAAAGCCGGGAAATGCTCATGAGACAAAGAATTTATCAATTAAGGGAAGTCAAGAAGACTTCTCCATCAGAGGGGAATATGAGACTCGCCGATGAAAGAGAATCTGGGTTGATCACCCATTGGCTGCTGTCTTTTATAGAAGATACAGGCGAACATCCTCTATCAGAGAAAGAAGCAGAAGCACGTGCAGCTGCGATGATACAAGAGAAATCCATTTATTTATGGGAACATAATGATAAAATTGTCTCTATGGCAAGGAAGGCCAGATGTGCAAAAAATGTTGCCGTCGTAAACTTTGTATTTACGCCAAGAGAAGAAAGAAAAAAGGGATATGCATCAGCTGTCGTATCTCAATTGAGCCGTAAACTTCTAAAGGATTACGCTTTCTGTGGTTTATATACAGATCTAGACAACCCTACTTCCAACAAAATATATATGGAAATCGGGTATGAACCTGTTGCTGACTCATCCATGATCAAGTTTGACTAA
- a CDS encoding MFS transporter, translating to MDHTETFPSASGCSPADKKIKNKGLQNQRWAIISLASIPLIMTLGNSMLIPVLPVMEKTMGISSLQSSLIITVYSLVAIFLIPIAGYLSDRYGRKIVIIPSLIIAGLGGLLSGWAAWSWADPYKFILAGRVLQGIGAAGAAPIVLPLVGDMFSNDSEVSSTLGIIETANTFGKVLSPILGAFLASFVWYLPFFSFPVFCLISTLLVLFLVKKPKNQNEACSFNVFLQNTKEIFSKHGKWLFAVFLIGIILMFILFGLLFFLSNELENKYGFEGIKKGFILAIPLGFLCGASFITGKIIKENMVLMKWITVFSIVLTGISVICINFIDSLLYQTVLFSLSGIGIGASLPCLDALITESIEKNERGTITSIYSSMRFIGVAAGPPITALMMKNNDSWIFVLFAVLCGGAIIMAAMRINPDKKAAVQPK from the coding sequence ATGGATCATACAGAAACATTCCCTTCTGCTTCAGGATGTTCTCCAGCCGATAAAAAGATCAAAAATAAAGGGCTGCAAAATCAACGATGGGCCATCATATCATTGGCTTCAATCCCACTAATCATGACACTTGGCAATTCCATGCTGATCCCAGTCTTGCCGGTTATGGAAAAAACCATGGGTATCAGTTCACTTCAATCCAGTTTAATCATTACGGTTTATTCACTGGTTGCCATATTTCTCATTCCAATCGCAGGATATCTTTCAGATCGCTATGGAAGAAAAATTGTCATTATCCCCAGTTTGATTATTGCAGGTCTCGGCGGGCTTTTATCCGGATGGGCTGCCTGGTCATGGGCAGACCCTTATAAATTCATACTGGCAGGCAGGGTTCTGCAAGGGATAGGGGCAGCAGGAGCAGCTCCGATTGTGCTTCCACTGGTTGGTGATATGTTCAGCAATGATTCTGAAGTTAGCTCTACATTGGGGATAATTGAAACCGCCAATACTTTCGGAAAAGTGTTAAGTCCCATTTTAGGGGCTTTTCTTGCGAGCTTCGTATGGTACCTCCCATTTTTTTCTTTTCCAGTTTTTTGTTTGATTTCAACTTTACTAGTTTTATTCCTTGTGAAAAAGCCTAAAAATCAGAATGAAGCTTGTTCTTTTAACGTTTTTCTACAAAACACAAAAGAAATCTTCAGTAAACATGGGAAATGGCTTTTTGCTGTTTTTCTGATTGGGATCATCCTCATGTTCATTCTTTTTGGCTTATTATTCTTTCTTTCAAACGAATTAGAGAATAAATATGGATTTGAAGGCATCAAAAAAGGATTTATCCTTGCCATCCCACTTGGATTCCTTTGTGGAGCCTCATTTATTACCGGAAAAATCATCAAAGAAAATATGGTCTTGATGAAATGGATAACTGTATTCAGTATTGTACTGACAGGAATTTCGGTAATATGTATAAATTTTATTGATTCCCTTCTATATCAAACCGTTCTATTTTCATTAAGCGGGATAGGGATAGGCGCCTCCCTTCCATGTCTGGATGCATTAATCACGGAATCAATCGAAAAAAATGAGCGCGGCACCATTACTTCTATATACAGCTCCATGCGTTTTATCGGAGTGGCAGCAGGCCCCCCAATAACTGCGTTAATGATGAAGAACAATGATAGTTGGATATTCGTCCTATTCGCGGTTCTTTGCGGGGGAGCCATCATTATGGCTGCCATGCGAATAAACCCGGATAAAAAAGCTGCAGTCCAGCCAAAATGA
- a CDS encoding MOSC domain-containing protein, protein MKMKIIQLSVGKPKNLTYQSKNYVSGISKDTVPEAFLAKDCFNGDGVANPEFHGGEERAVCFYPFEHYAMWEAEFKSQLKIPAFGENLTVDGMREAEVFIGDIYQIGEAVIQISQGRIPCSTISKHNHEDRFLKRVFETGYTGYFGKVLKEGMIRQDSEIILIDRHPLEISVLEANQTLFHDFRNEDRINNILKVNELAEAWKIQLNKKLDALHS, encoded by the coding sequence ATGAAGATGAAAATTATCCAATTAAGTGTGGGGAAACCTAAAAACCTAACGTATCAATCCAAAAACTATGTGTCAGGGATTTCGAAAGATACAGTTCCAGAGGCCTTTTTAGCAAAAGACTGCTTCAATGGCGACGGTGTGGCAAATCCAGAGTTCCATGGTGGAGAAGAAAGAGCGGTCTGTTTTTACCCATTTGAACATTACGCTATGTGGGAAGCAGAGTTTAAGTCCCAATTGAAAATACCTGCTTTCGGAGAAAATTTAACAGTTGATGGAATGAGGGAAGCAGAAGTCTTCATTGGGGATATTTATCAAATCGGAGAAGCAGTCATACAGATCTCTCAAGGAAGAATTCCATGCTCCACGATTTCCAAGCATAATCATGAGGATCGATTTTTGAAACGAGTTTTTGAAACGGGCTATACAGGATACTTTGGAAAAGTATTAAAGGAAGGAATGATCCGTCAAGATTCCGAAATCATTTTGATTGATCGCCATCCGTTAGAAATCAGTGTTCTAGAGGCCAATCAAACGCTTTTCCACGATTTTAGGAATGAGGATAGAATCAATAATATCCTAAAAGTAAATGAGCTTGCTGAGGCGTGGAAAATCCAATTGAATAAAAAATTGGATGCCCTCCATTCCTGA
- the trpE gene encoding anthranilate synthase component I — protein sequence MRTTEEKVEQRCKVIKMEGDSLTPISIFHRVKGRKKCLLESSLKHLETGRYSFIAFNPVREVKAFGEQVKLVDHLKGTKLEKSGQALRVLEEFLPSTDVSGEYPFSAGAIGYIGYDVIRQHEFIGSEKANQLGMPDLHFMVYQDVIVFDHISQEVHIICTTLSRNRTGEELEKDAIEIKNMIETDLRPNEPVGKAMEFKKEISQAEFENMVKEAKEYIKNGDVFQVVLSQRLQADFTGSPFDLYRKLRKTNPSPYMFYLDFDDYVVIGSSPESFIKLNGRILTTNPIAGTRRRGKTQEEDLFFEKELLNDEKELAEHKMLVDLGRNDIGRVCEVGSITIPKFMAIERYKYVMHIVSEATGILNDDLTGIDALISCLPAGTVSGAPKIRAMQIINELEKNKRGVYSGAIGYINGNGNMDFALAIRTMVIKDHKAYVQAGAGVVHDSIPKLEYQETLNKAKALLEVSK from the coding sequence ATGAGAACAACAGAAGAGAAAGTAGAGCAGAGATGTAAAGTAATAAAAATGGAAGGAGACTCTTTGACTCCGATTTCCATTTTTCATCGGGTGAAAGGCAGGAAAAAGTGTCTGCTGGAAAGTTCCTTGAAACATTTAGAAACAGGGAGATATTCATTTATCGCTTTCAATCCAGTAAGGGAAGTGAAAGCATTCGGTGAACAAGTAAAATTGGTCGATCATTTGAAGGGAACCAAGCTCGAAAAAAGCGGTCAGGCATTGAGAGTCCTTGAAGAGTTTTTGCCGTCCACTGACGTTTCAGGAGAATATCCGTTTTCAGCAGGAGCCATCGGATACATTGGGTATGACGTTATCCGGCAGCATGAGTTTATCGGCAGTGAAAAAGCAAATCAACTTGGAATGCCGGATCTTCACTTTATGGTTTATCAAGATGTTATTGTATTTGACCACATAAGCCAAGAGGTGCATATCATTTGCACGACACTGTCAAGGAACCGCACTGGTGAAGAACTCGAAAAGGACGCTATTGAGATAAAAAATATGATTGAAACGGATTTAAGGCCAAATGAGCCTGTTGGTAAAGCGATGGAGTTCAAAAAGGAAATTTCACAAGCAGAATTTGAAAATATGGTGAAAGAAGCAAAAGAATACATCAAAAATGGAGATGTGTTTCAAGTTGTTCTCTCACAAAGGCTCCAAGCAGATTTTACAGGCAGTCCGTTTGATTTATATAGGAAATTGAGAAAGACCAATCCATCCCCATATATGTTTTACCTGGATTTTGATGACTACGTGGTGATCGGTTCTTCCCCGGAGAGTTTCATAAAGCTTAATGGAAGAATCTTGACTACAAACCCTATCGCAGGTACGAGAAGAAGGGGGAAAACGCAAGAAGAGGATTTATTTTTCGAGAAAGAATTGCTGAACGATGAAAAGGAACTTGCTGAGCACAAAATGCTCGTGGATCTTGGCAGGAATGATATTGGAAGGGTCTGTGAAGTCGGGAGCATCACTATTCCAAAGTTTATGGCGATTGAACGCTACAAATATGTGATGCACATCGTGTCTGAAGCCACAGGAATTCTCAATGATGATTTGACCGGCATCGATGCTTTGATTTCTTGCCTTCCTGCTGGAACTGTATCAGGGGCACCTAAAATACGTGCTATGCAAATCATCAATGAACTTGAAAAAAACAAGCGGGGAGTATACTCCGGAGCCATCGGCTATATCAATGGCAATGGGAATATGGATTTTGCCCTGGCCATTCGAACGATGGTCATAAAAGATCACAAAGCATATGTTCAGGCTGGTGCAGGGGTTGTGCATGATTCAATTCCTAAACTTGAATATCAGGAAACGCTGAATAAAGCGAAAGCACTTCTGGAGGTTTCAAAATGA
- a CDS encoding anthranilate synthase component II, whose product MILLIDNYDSFTYNLFQYIAEFNKEVIVKRNDEVTLSEIRNLEPEAIVLSPGPGRPVQAGICLELIKEFYREIPILGICLGHQAIGEAFGAEVSIAAEPKHGKTSLIKHTGLGIFEYLPQPIEVMRYHSLVLAKNSIPKCLTVAASAMDDSEIMAVQHVLYPIFGVQFHPESIGTKTGKKLIKNFIELVERMVGRNEEISAKIG is encoded by the coding sequence ATGATTTTACTGATAGATAATTATGATTCATTTACTTATAACTTGTTTCAATATATAGCTGAATTTAATAAAGAAGTGATTGTAAAGAGAAATGATGAAGTGACTTTAAGTGAAATAAGGAATCTTGAGCCTGAAGCAATTGTTTTGTCGCCTGGACCGGGCCGTCCGGTGCAGGCAGGGATTTGTCTGGAATTGATAAAGGAATTCTACCGTGAGATTCCGATATTAGGGATCTGTCTGGGGCATCAAGCTATCGGAGAAGCTTTCGGTGCAGAAGTCAGCATTGCAGCAGAGCCAAAGCATGGAAAGACTTCTTTGATTAAACACACAGGATTGGGGATTTTTGAATATCTCCCGCAGCCTATTGAAGTCATGAGGTACCACTCGCTTGTTCTTGCAAAGAATAGCATCCCTAAGTGCCTGACAGTGGCAGCGAGTGCAATGGATGACTCAGAAATCATGGCAGTTCAACATGTGTTGTATCCGATTTTCGGCGTACAGTTCCACCCTGAATCAATCGGGACAAAAACAGGGAAGAAATTGATCAAGAATTTTATTGAACTTGTGGAAAGGATGGTCGGGAGAAATGAAGAAATATCTGCAAAAATTGGCTGA
- the trpD gene encoding anthranilate phosphoribosyltransferase, which translates to MKKYLQKLAEAESLTLEEMMEAAEYLFSPNITEAEIAAFLMGIKAKGETTEEMTGLASVLRNRAMKIQHAPVGVMDNCGTGGDGSHSFNISTTAAFVIAGAGIPVAKHGNRSVSSRTGSADVLEHLGVSLELHSAQMEEILMENEIAFLFAPKIHPSLKRIMKVRNDLKIPTIFNLIGPLTNPVNLDTQLVGTYRRDMLEKMAMALHQLGRRRGITVNGSGFMDEASLAGENHMVLLDEGELIPFTLQPEETGLPMYDNTDIIGGDASDNAKILLDVLKGRNGAYRDTVLLNAGIGIFANGKAGTIQEGIHLATESIDSGAALSKLEYLIDYSAKSDRKVI; encoded by the coding sequence ATGAAGAAATATCTGCAAAAATTGGCTGAGGCTGAGTCCCTGACGTTGGAGGAGATGATGGAGGCTGCAGAATATTTATTTTCTCCAAATATTACAGAAGCTGAAATTGCTGCATTTCTGATGGGAATAAAGGCAAAAGGAGAAACCACAGAAGAAATGACCGGACTGGCATCTGTTTTAAGGAACAGAGCAATGAAGATTCAACATGCTCCAGTTGGAGTCATGGACAACTGCGGGACAGGCGGAGATGGTTCCCATAGTTTCAATATCAGTACGACGGCAGCTTTTGTCATTGCAGGAGCAGGGATTCCAGTTGCGAAACATGGGAATAGAAGTGTTTCCAGCAGAACAGGAAGTGCTGATGTGCTTGAGCATTTAGGGGTTTCGCTTGAATTGCACTCAGCTCAAATGGAAGAAATCCTGATGGAAAATGAAATTGCATTTCTTTTCGCTCCTAAAATCCATCCCAGTTTGAAACGGATCATGAAAGTGCGAAATGATTTAAAGATCCCCACTATATTTAATCTGATTGGTCCATTGACGAATCCGGTGAACCTGGATACACAGCTGGTCGGCACTTATAGAAGAGACATGCTTGAGAAGATGGCTATGGCTCTCCATCAATTGGGGAGAAGGAGGGGCATTACCGTGAATGGATCCGGATTTATGGATGAAGCGTCACTTGCTGGAGAAAATCATATGGTGCTCCTTGACGAAGGTGAGCTGATCCCGTTCACCTTGCAACCGGAAGAAACCGGGCTCCCGATGTATGACAATACTGATATCATTGGGGGCGACGCGTCTGATAATGCAAAGATTTTATTGGACGTGCTAAAAGGAAGAAATGGGGCCTATAGGGATACAGTACTTCTCAATGCAGGCATCGGAATTTTTGCCAACGGAAAAGCCGGCACAATCCAGGAAGGGATTCATTTGGCTACTGAAAGCATAGATAGCGGAGCTGCCCTTTCTAAACTGGAGTATTTGATTGACTATAGCGCTAAAAGTGACAGGAAGGTGATTTGA
- the trpC gene encoding indole-3-glycerol phosphate synthase TrpC, whose product MTILEKIITEKRKEVVRLKTEKFPEILDRKPVKSMYDSFMSSTKMNVIAEIKRASPSKGEINSEMDPVMQAVQYEEAGADAISVLTDAPFFSGSMEDLRRVREHVSLPILCKDFIIDPIQIHIAKASGADVILLIVAALEEHQLRELYSEALDQGLEVLVEVHNAEELQTAMRLGANIIGINNRDLKTFIVDLAATEELAGEIRGKDILIISESGMKSSLDSIRAEKAGAKGILVGETLMRSGDIALSMKNLKVSFDGVDAR is encoded by the coding sequence ATGACTATTCTTGAAAAAATCATTACCGAGAAAAGAAAAGAAGTGGTGAGGCTTAAAACTGAAAAATTTCCTGAAATCCTGGACAGAAAACCAGTCAAATCAATGTACGATTCTTTTATGTCTTCCACAAAGATGAATGTTATAGCTGAAATCAAACGAGCTTCACCTTCTAAAGGAGAAATCAACAGCGAAATGGATCCTGTCATGCAAGCAGTCCAGTATGAGGAAGCAGGGGCTGATGCCATTTCGGTATTGACGGATGCACCTTTCTTCTCGGGAAGCATGGAGGATCTGCGAAGGGTAAGAGAGCATGTATCCCTTCCGATCCTTTGCAAGGATTTCATCATTGATCCAATCCAGATTCATATTGCGAAAGCAAGCGGAGCAGATGTTATTCTGCTGATTGTCGCTGCATTAGAGGAACATCAGTTGAGGGAACTGTACAGTGAAGCTTTAGATCAAGGCTTGGAAGTGTTGGTTGAAGTACACAACGCCGAGGAGTTGCAAACAGCTATGAGATTAGGGGCGAACATTATCGGCATCAATAATCGCGACTTGAAAACTTTTATCGTGGATCTTGCTGCAACCGAAGAACTGGCAGGAGAAATCAGAGGAAAAGACATATTGATAATCAGTGAAAGCGGCATGAAATCATCACTAGATTCTATCCGCGCAGAAAAGGCGGGTGCGAAGGGGATATTAGTCGGCGAAACATTAATGAGATCAGGAGACATCGCTCTTTCGATGAAAAATTTAAAAGTGTCATTTGATGGAGTTGATGCAAGGTGA